A stretch of the Acanthochromis polyacanthus isolate Apoly-LR-REF ecotype Palm Island chromosome 22, KAUST_Apoly_ChrSc, whole genome shotgun sequence genome encodes the following:
- the LOC127531870 gene encoding zinc finger protein 391-like isoform X2: MNEKYQSVKVTMCSVEYLRELISDRLAAAAGEIFSEFEKNIVQYQEEIDRQRRLLDVIWKPHIPLQPIELPQSYVCENEKTVVDHQPHDQERNSMVDHEDPEPPRIKDQQEEFCTSQDQSNPEISQIKMEQEELCTSLDQSNPGLPQIKVEQDELCSSQEEDLIGLKQETDTFEVTPADEESDHSEPKPNSDQLLFHISCVAESPDQEGSKDVDSGSTRCIEQKPRHQSNNSHSNDVDNAPTSARQCDNDKATKSATCKVCGKAFSCKSDLIKHHKTHTGEKPYSCETCGKTFSQRVHLTVHMRCHTGEKPYSCGTCGKSFRKQVHLTVHMRCHTGEKPYVCGTCEKSFSQRTSLTDHMRCHTGEKPYVCHICGKRFSGSSAHNRHMAVHKMGKPYSCGTCEKSFSQRTSLTDHMRCHTGEKPYVCHICGKRFSGSSAHNRHMAVHKMGKPYSCGTCGKSFSRQDHLTVHLRRHTGEKPYSCGTCGKKL; the protein is encoded by the exons atgaatgagaaatatcagagcgttaaagtaacgatgtgttcagttgagtatctgagagagttgatcagcgacagactagctgctgctgcgggagaaatattctcagagtttgaaaaaaacatcgtccagtaccaggaggagatcgatcgtcagcgcagactgctggatgtcatctggaaaccacacatccccttacaacccatag agctcccacagtcttatgtctgtgagaatgagaagactgttgttgaccatcagccccatgaccaggagagaaactccatggtggaccatgaggacccagagcctccacggattaaagatcagcaggaggaattctgcaccagtcaggaccaatcaaacccagagatttctcaaattaaaatggaacaggaagaattgtgcaccagtctggaccaatcaaacccagggttaccacaaattaaagtggaacaggatgaactctgctccagtcaggaggaagacttaattggattgaaacaggagactgatacctttgaggtgactcctgctgatgaggaaagtgaccacagtgaaccaaaaccaaacagtgatcagctcctgtttcacatctcttgtgtagctgagagcccagatcaggaaggaagcaaggatgtagactcaggatcaactagatgtatcgagcagaaaccaagacatcagagtaacaacagtcacagtaatgatgtagacaatgctccaacatcagcgagacagtgtgataatgacaaggcaaCAAAATCTGCAACTTGCAAagtctgtggaaaagcttttagttgtaaatcagatttaatcaaacatcacaaaacccacacaggtgagaagccatattcttgtgaaacctgtggaaaaaccTTCAGTCAACGGGTCCATTTGACTGTTCatatgagatgtcacacag gtgagaagccatattcttgtggaacctgtggaaaaagcttccgTAAACAGGTCCATTTGACTGttcacatgagatgtcacacaggtgagaagccgtatgtttgtggaacctgtgaaaaaagctttagtcaacggacctctttgactgaccacatgagatgtcacacaggtgagaagccatatgtttgtcacatttgtggaaaaagattttctggttcatcagcacataataggcacatggcagttcacaaaatgggaaaaccatattcttgtggaacctgtgaaaaaagcttcagtcaacggacctctttgactgaccacatgagatgtcacacaggtgagaagccatatgtttgtcacatttgtggaaaaagattttctggttcatcagcacataataggcacatggcagttcacaaaatgggaaaaccatattcttgtggaacctgtggtaAAAGCTTTAGTCGACAGGACCATTTGACTGTCCACTTaagacgtcacacaggtgagaagccatattcttgtggaacctgtggaaaaaagctttaa
- the LOC127531870 gene encoding zinc finger protein 883-like isoform X1, producing the protein MNEKYQSVKVTMCSVEYLRELISDRLAAAAGEIFSEFEKNIVQYQEEIDRQRRLLDVIWKPHIPLQPIELPQSYVCENEKTVVDHQPHDQERNSMVDHEDPEPPRIKDQQEEFCTSQDQSNPEISQIKMEQEELCTSLDQSNPGLPQIKVEQDELCSSQEEDLIGLKQETDTFEVTPADEESDHSEPKPNSDQLLFHISCVAESPDQEGSKDVDSGSTRCIEQKPRHQSNNSHSNDVDNAPTSARQCDNDKATKSATCKVCGKAFSCKSDLIKHHKTHTGEKPYSCETCGKTFSQRVHLTVHMRCHTGEKPYVCGTCEKSFSQRTSLIDHMRLHTGEKPYSCGTCGKSFRKQVHLTVHMRCHTGEKPYVCGTCEKSFSQRTSLTDHMRCHTGEKPYVCHICGKRFSGSSAHNRHMAVHKMGKPYSCGTCEKSFSQRTSLTDHMRCHTGEKPYVCHICGKRFSGSSAHNRHMAVHKMGKPYSCGTCGKSFSRQDHLTVHLRRHTGEKPYSCGTCGKKL; encoded by the exons atgaatgagaaatatcagagcgttaaagtaacgatgtgttcagttgagtatctgagagagttgatcagcgacagactagctgctgctgcgggagaaatattctcagagtttgaaaaaaacatcgtccagtaccaggaggagatcgatcgtcagcgcagactgctggatgtcatctggaaaccacacatccccttacaacccatag agctcccacagtcttatgtctgtgagaatgagaagactgttgttgaccatcagccccatgaccaggagagaaactccatggtggaccatgaggacccagagcctccacggattaaagatcagcaggaggaattctgcaccagtcaggaccaatcaaacccagagatttctcaaattaaaatggaacaggaagaattgtgcaccagtctggaccaatcaaacccagggttaccacaaattaaagtggaacaggatgaactctgctccagtcaggaggaagacttaattggattgaaacaggagactgatacctttgaggtgactcctgctgatgaggaaagtgaccacagtgaaccaaaaccaaacagtgatcagctcctgtttcacatctcttgtgtagctgagagcccagatcaggaaggaagcaaggatgtagactcaggatcaactagatgtatcgagcagaaaccaagacatcagagtaacaacagtcacagtaatgatgtagacaatgctccaacatcagcgagacagtgtgataatgacaaggcaaCAAAATCTGCAACTTGCAAagtctgtggaaaagcttttagttgtaaatcagatttaatcaaacatcacaaaacccacacaggtgagaagccatattcttgtgaaacctgtggaaaaaccTTCAGTCAACGGGTCCATTTGACTGTTCatatgagatgtcacacaggtgagaagccgtatgtttgtggaacctgtgaaaaaagctttagtcaacGGACCTCTTTGATTGACCACATGAgacttcacacaggtgagaagccatattcttgtggaacctgtggaaaaagcttccgTAAACAGGTCCATTTGACTGttcacatgagatgtcacacaggtgagaagccgtatgtttgtggaacctgtgaaaaaagctttagtcaacggacctctttgactgaccacatgagatgtcacacaggtgagaagccatatgtttgtcacatttgtggaaaaagattttctggttcatcagcacataataggcacatggcagttcacaaaatgggaaaaccatattcttgtggaacctgtgaaaaaagcttcagtcaacggacctctttgactgaccacatgagatgtcacacaggtgagaagccatatgtttgtcacatttgtggaaaaagattttctggttcatcagcacataataggcacatggcagttcacaaaatgggaaaaccatattcttgtggaacctgtggtaAAAGCTTTAGTCGACAGGACCATTTGACTGTCCACTTaagacgtcacacaggtgagaagccatattcttgtggaacctgtggaaaaaagctttaa
- the LOC127531870 gene encoding zinc finger and SCAN domain-containing protein 12-like isoform X3 gives MNEKYQSVKVTMCSVEYLRELISDRLAAAAGEIFSEFEKNIVQYQEEIDRQRRLLDVIWKPHIPLQPIELPQSYVCENEKTVVDHQPHDQERNSMVDHEDPEPPRIKDQQEEFCTSQDQSNPEISQIKMEQEELCTSLDQSNPGLPQIKVEQDELCSSQEEDLIGLKQETDTFEVTPADEESDHSEPKPNSDQLLFHISCVAESPDQEGSKDVDSGSTRCIEQKPRHQSNNSHSNDVDNAPTSARQCDNDKATKSATCKVCGKAFSCKSDLIKHHKTHTGEKPYSCETCGKTFSQRVHLTVHMRCHTGEKPYVCGTCEKSFSQRTSLTDHMRCHTGEKPYVCHICGKRFSGSSAHNRHMAVHKMGKPYSCGTCEKSFSQRTSLTDHMRCHTGEKPYVCHICGKRFSGSSAHNRHMAVHKMGKPYSCGTCGKSFSRQDHLTVHLRRHTGEKPYSCGTCGKKL, from the exons atgaatgagaaatatcagagcgttaaagtaacgatgtgttcagttgagtatctgagagagttgatcagcgacagactagctgctgctgcgggagaaatattctcagagtttgaaaaaaacatcgtccagtaccaggaggagatcgatcgtcagcgcagactgctggatgtcatctggaaaccacacatccccttacaacccatag agctcccacagtcttatgtctgtgagaatgagaagactgttgttgaccatcagccccatgaccaggagagaaactccatggtggaccatgaggacccagagcctccacggattaaagatcagcaggaggaattctgcaccagtcaggaccaatcaaacccagagatttctcaaattaaaatggaacaggaagaattgtgcaccagtctggaccaatcaaacccagggttaccacaaattaaagtggaacaggatgaactctgctccagtcaggaggaagacttaattggattgaaacaggagactgatacctttgaggtgactcctgctgatgaggaaagtgaccacagtgaaccaaaaccaaacagtgatcagctcctgtttcacatctcttgtgtagctgagagcccagatcaggaaggaagcaaggatgtagactcaggatcaactagatgtatcgagcagaaaccaagacatcagagtaacaacagtcacagtaatgatgtagacaatgctccaacatcagcgagacagtgtgataatgacaaggcaaCAAAATCTGCAACTTGCAAagtctgtggaaaagcttttagttgtaaatcagatttaatcaaacatcacaaaacccacacaggtgagaagccatattcttgtgaaacctgtggaaaaaccTTCAGTCAACGG GTCCATTTGACTGttcacatgagatgtcacacaggtgagaagccgtatgtttgtggaacctgtgaaaaaagctttagtcaacggacctctttgactgaccacatgagatgtcacacaggtgagaagccatatgtttgtcacatttgtggaaaaagattttctggttcatcagcacataataggcacatggcagttcacaaaatgggaaaaccatattcttgtggaacctgtgaaaaaagcttcagtcaacggacctctttgactgaccacatgagatgtcacacaggtgagaagccatatgtttgtcacatttgtggaaaaagattttctggttcatcagcacataataggcacatggcagttcacaaaatgggaaaaccatattcttgtggaacctgtggtaAAAGCTTTAGTCGACAGGACCATTTGACTGTCCACTTaagacgtcacacaggtgagaagccatattcttgtggaacctgtggaaaaaagctttaa